One Engystomops pustulosus chromosome 11, aEngPut4.maternal, whole genome shotgun sequence DNA window includes the following coding sequences:
- the LRRTM3 gene encoding leucine-rich repeat transmembrane neuronal protein 3: MGFNPYRLLRGSAVFLHLALLVFMAMLSSAERGCPTGCRCDGKMFYCESQKLQEIPSSISPGCVGLSLRYNSLYVLKYNQFKGLNQLTWLYVDHNHISSIDENAFSGIRRLKELVLSSNRISHLLNNTFRPVTNLRNLDLSYNTIQKLGVGQFKGLRKMQSLHLRSNLLRNIPVRIFQDCRNLELLDLGYNRIRSLARNVFTGMIRLKELHLEHNHFTKLNLALFPRLVSLHNLYLQWNRISFIGQTMAWTWTSLQRLDLSGNEIEAFSGPSVFQCVPNLQRLNLDSNKLTFIGQEILDSWGSLTDVGLAGNIWECSRNICSLVNWLKSFKGLRDNTILCASPKDLQGVNVIQAVTSYNICSKNVTESRELKTTGWNTTLKHKITRTKHESNHSMPPTVGVTGAGYDTGGDEESVSLHKIIAGTIALFLSVLVISLVIYVSWRRSPAGVRHLQQATLMKNHSQTKRSSLTQISLTPQEFYVDYKPPTNRETCESISSAGPCTYTKTGSRECEV, from the exons ATGG GTTTCAACCCTTATCGGTTATTAAGAGGATCAGCTGTATTCCTGCATCTAGCCCTGCTGGTTTTCATGGCTATGCTCTCCTCTGCTGAACGTGGGTGCCCTACAGGATGTAGGTGTGATGGAAAAATGTTTTATTGCGAGTCTCAGAAGCTGCAGGAAATCCCTTCATCAATATCTCCTGGATGTGTTGGGTTATCTCTTCGATATAACAGCCTCTACGTCCTGAAATATAATCAATTCAAAGGTCTTAATCAGCTCACTTGGTTGTACGTAGACCATAACCATATTAGCAGCATTGATGAGAATGCATTCAGTGGGATCCGTCGGCTAAAGGAGCTGGTTCTGAGTTCTAACAGGATTTCTCATCTGCTCAATAACACCTTCAGACCTGTCACTAACCTAAGAAACCTAGATTTGTCCTACAATACCATCCAAAAACTCGGAGTGGGACAATTCAAGGGCTTGAGGAAAATGCAGAGTTTACACTTGAGGTCAAATTTGTTAAGGAACATTCCAGTTAGAATATTTCAGGATTGCAGAAATCTAGAACTGCTGGATCTGGGTTATAACAGAATCCGGAGTTTGGCCAGAAATGTTTTTACCGGTATGATCAGATTGAAGGAATTACATTTAGAGCACAACCATTTCACCAAACTCAACCTTGCTCTTTTTCCAAGGTTGGTTAGTCTACATAACCTCTACCTACAGTGGAACCGGATCAGTTTTATAGGACAGACCATGGCTTGGACTTGGACCTCATTACAAAGACTCGATTTATCTGGCAATGAGATTGAGGCATTCAGCGGCCCCAGTGTATTTCAGTGTGTCCCCAATCTTCAGAGGCTTAACCTGGATTCTAATAAGCTGACCTTTATAGGCCAGGAAATCTTGGACAGCTGGGGATCTCTGACAGATGTCGGCCTGGCGGGGAATATTTGGGAGTGCAGCCGAAACATTTGTTCCTTGGTCAACTGGTTAAAAAGTTTTAAAGGTTTGCGAGACAACACCATTCTTTGTGCCAGCCCAAAGGATCTGCAGGGGGTCAACGTCATCCAGGCGGTCACGAGCTACAATATTTGCAGCAAAAATGTTACGGAAAGCAGGGAGCTGAAAACCACGGGGTGGAATACAACACTGAAACACAAAATAACAAGAACTAAACATGAAAGTAACCATTCAATGCCTCCGACTGTTGGAGTGACAGGAGCTGGCTATGATACCGGTGGGGATGAAGAGAGCGTTTCTCTACATAAAATAATAGCAGGGACTATTGCTCTGTTCCTGTCAGTATTAGTGATATCCTTAGTAATCTATGTGTCATGGaggaggtctccagcaggtgtaaGACATCTGCAGCAGGCAACTCTTATGAAAAATCACAGCCAAACAAAAAGATCATCCCTAACACAAATTAGCCTAACACCGCAGGAATTTTATGTAGACTACAAGCCGCCAACTAACAGAGAAACTTGTGAATCCATAAGCAGTGCTGGGCCCTGCACGTATACCAAAACAGGTTCCAGGGAATGTGAGGtataa